From a single Nicotiana tomentosiformis chromosome 2, ASM39032v3, whole genome shotgun sequence genomic region:
- the LOC104104551 gene encoding polyphenol oxidase, chloroplastic-like has protein sequence MNYTLNQLKVIMASLPLPTTNAISSSSSASSTTTTFPNLHSSSFFTKTSKVSTIRKYGNRSFQVSCKGSEDDQTIYNTSKNSDSSNNKIIDRRNILLGLGGLYGAATIVGGHSFAFAAPVNGPDVSKCGPADLPPGAAPVNCCPPTTANIIDFQLPPPSTTLRTRPAAHAADSAYIEKFNRAIQLMKQLPDDDPRSFKQQANVHCAYCDGAYDQLGFPNSELQVHFSWLFLPFHRCYLYFFEKILGSLINDPTFAIPFWNWDHPDGMRLPAMYTNRSSSLFDPLRDRRHQPPVMVDLDFNGTDPNISNAQQTSQNLTIMYRQMVSLGSTPTTFLGDPYRAGGEPGGAGSLENIPHGPVHVWTGDRTQPNFENMGDFYSAARDPIFYAHHSNIDRLWSVWKTLGGRRQDFTDPDFLNASFLFYDEKAQMVRIRVRDCLDTTRLGYAYQNVANPWINSRPRARVSSALSSVRRLVEARAADNFPSAKDVFPTKLDHVIRVMVKRPNKKKRNKKEKDAKEEILVVEGIELETDVFVKFDVLINDEDETVISPNNAEFAGSFVNVPHHSHGKSGKKRKTKLKLAITELLEDLDAEDDDHVLVTFVPKNGSGAVKIGGVKIVLED, from the exons ATGAACTACACCCTAAACCAATTAAAAGTTATAATGGCTTCTCTTCCACTCCCCACCACCAATGCCATCTCTTCTTCGTCTTCGGCCTCTTCAACTACCACAACTTTTCCCAATTTgcattcttcttctttctttacaAAGACATCAAAAGTTTCCACTATAAGAAAGTACGGTAACCGTAGTTTCCAAGTCTCATGCAAGGGTTCAGAAGATGATCAAACCATTTATAACACTTCCAAAAATTCTGATTCTTCAAACAATAAGATCATTGATAGAAGAAACATACTACTTGGACTAGGAGGTCTTTATGGTGCTGCTACTATTGTTGGTGGTCATTCCTTTGCCTTCGCCGCTCCTGTGAACGGACCTGACGTTTCCAAATGTGGCCCTGCAGATCTACCACCAG GTGCAGCACCAGTCAACTGTTGTCCTCCGACAACGGCAAACATCATCGACTTCCAACTTCCTCCACCATCAACCACACTCCGCACTCGGCCAGCAGCTCATGCCGCCGATAGTGCCTATATAGAGAAATTCAACAGAGCTATTCAGCTCATGAAACAACTTCCAGATGACGATCCACGTAGCTTCAAGCAACAAGCAAATGTCCATTGTGCTTATTGTGATGGTGCTTATGACCAACTCGGTTTTCCGAACTCTGAGCTCCAAGTTCATTTCTCTTGGCTTTTCCTTCCTTTCCACCGTTGTTATCTCTACTTTTTCGAAAAAATCTTGGGAAGTTTAATAAATGACCCTACTTTCGCTATCCCATTTTGGAACTGGGATCATCCTGATGGCATGAGACTTCCTGCCATGTATACGAACCGTAGTTCTTCTCTCTTCGATCCTCTCCGTGATCGGAGGCATCAGCCTCCGGTCATGGTTGATCTCGACTTCAATGGAACGGATCCTAACATAAGTAACGCTCAACAAACTTCCCAAAATCTCACTATCATGTATAGGCAAATGGTTTCTCTTGGAAGTACTCCGACGACTTTCCTCGGAGACCCTTACCGGGCCGGTGGTGAACCCGGTGGAGCTGGGTCCCTCGAGAACATTCCTCACGGACCGGTCCATGTTTGGACCGGTGATAGAACCCAACCTAATTTTGAAAACATGGGAGATTTTTATTCAGCTGCTAGAGACCCTATTTTCTATGCTCATCATTCTAATATTGATAGATTGTGGAGTGTTTGGAAAACCCTAGGAGGTAGACGTCAAGATTTCACTGACCCTGATTTCTTAAATGCTTCATTTTTGTTTTATGATGAGAAAGCTCAAATGGTACGTATTAGGGTACGTGACTGTTTGGATACAACGAGACTTGGATATGCTTATCAAAATGTAGCTAATCCGTGGATAAATTCTCGTCCAAGGGCTAGGGTTTCAAGTGCTTTGAGTAGTGTAAGGAGGCTTGTTGAAGCAAGAGCAGCTGATAATTTTCCTAGTGCAAAAGATGTTTTCCCAACGAAACTTGACCATGTGATAAGAGTTATGGTAAAAAGGCCAAATAAGAAGAAGAGAAACAAGAAGGAGAAAGATGCAAAAGAGGAGATTTTAGTGGTTGAAGGGATAGAGCTGGAAACTGATGTTTTTGTCAAGTTTGATGTATTGATTAATGATGAAGATGAGACTGTGATTTCGCCGAATAATGCTGAGTTTGCAGGTAGTTTTGTTAACGTGCCACATCATAGTCATGGTAAGAGTGGCAAGAAACGTAAGACTAAGCTAAAATTGGCTATAACTGAATTATTGGAGGATTTGGATGCTGAGGATGATGATCATGTGTTGGTGACTTTTGTTCCCAAGAATGGTTCTGGTGCTGTGAAAATTGGAGGAGTCAAGATTGTGCTTGAGGATTGA